The region CGTGCGGCCGGGCACCTGGAGAAGGAGTACCCGGACTGTGAGGGGATGACGTGGCCCGTGCTCGCGGGCATCGGGAGGAGGGAGTCGAGCCATGCGGCCGGAAGCGAGATCTCCGCTTCGGGGCTGGCGCACCGGCCGCTGATCACCGGGCCCCGCCTGGACGGTTCAGGGGCCGGCGGCAACACCACCCCGCACCCCGACAGCGACGGTGGGAAGTGGGACCGGGACACCGGGTTCGACCGCGCGGTGGGGCCCATGCAGTTCCTCCCCACCACCTGGGCCTCCCACGGTCTCGATGCCTCCGGTGACGGTGTCGCGGACCCGCACAACATCTTTGACGCGGCGTGGAGCGCGGCGGTCTACCTGTGCGTGAGCCGCCCGGAAGCCGGTGCCGTGGATTTCACCGATGAGGACGACCTCGAATCGGCGCTGCTGCGCTACAACAGATCGGCCTCCTACGTGGAGGAGGTGCGCGGGTTCATCGACTCCTACGCCGAAGTCGCCGTCCAGACGGCCCCGGTTCCTGCGGTGGGTTTGGGGGCCGGGAGCCCGCAGGGGCGGGCGGCGGCACAGTGGGCCCTGGCCCAGGTCGGCAAGCCGTACCTGTGGGGTGGAACGGGGCCGGGCGCGTTCGACTGCTCGGGGCTGGTCATGCGGGCGTGGGAGACGGCAGGAGTGGGCATTCCGCGGGTAACCACCGACCAGGTCAATGCCGGAACCCGTATAGGGCTAGGTGAGCTCCAGCCGGGGGACCTGTTGTTCTACGACACCGGAGCGCCCGGCGGCTCGCCCTCGCACGTCACCATGTACGTCGGCGACGGGCAGATGGTCAACTCGCCCAGGACCGGCCAGCTGATCCGCGTCGAACCGGTGAACGGCGCCTACTACAGCAGCGTTTTCGTGGCGGCCGTCAGGCCGGGCTGACGGGCCCACAGCGCCCTGGAGGCGCGGACGGCCGATCCAGGGCCGTCCGCGCCCACGGGGCCGACTGGCGGCCCCCTGGGGCGCCGTCGCGTGATGCCCCCTCTTTTTCAAGCGTAATGACTTTTCCGAACCATTCCGGTTGAAACTTCTCGCGAGTATGGGGAAACATCGTCGCTGTTCAGCCCGGGTGAACGCGGCCGTTCTTATGGAAACGGCTTATTTCTTATGTCTGAAATGGGGGATTTTGTCATGCCCGAGTGTGCCCTGAGAAAAACGTATCTCGCCCAGCTCTGTGCCGGTTCCGCTGCCGCGTAGCAGGGCCGGTGCCACCGTGTCCGGCGGGGTGAGGAAGCGCAGCTTCGCAGGGCGGCCGACCTTCGGGGCCATTGACACCCGCCCCGCCCGGAGCACGGAAACGAAAGCCGAAAAGAACGCAGAAGAGAAGGCGCCCCGGACGGTGATGGCGCACCGGCCGAGGCGTGATCCCCCACCTGAGAACACCAGGAGAGAAGATCCATGGGACATGCTACGGGTCGGCACCGCAGGCGCCGGCGAAGGTGGGCCGACCGCATGCGGCGGGCTGCGAGTGCGGTTCTCGCCGCGATCGTCGGAGCGGGGCCGGCGCCCTCCCGGCGCCCGGTGCCCTCGGAAGGGCCGACTCCGGCTTCGAGTCCGGAACCTACGGGCGCAACGGGCACACGTTCGGATCGTGAGCCGGAGTGGGTACGGCGCTATGACGAGGCGAGGCGCTCCCACACGGATCGGTCGCGCACCCTTTTCACCGAGGGCAACGAGAGGAACGCGGCAGATGCCCCGGTGCGGTTGCCGGAAACGGGCTGGTGCGTGGACGAGGACGGGGTACGGGCGGTGCGCCCCTACCTGATCGCGCATGAACAGAGCCAGCGGGCCGAACGGCACTATGCAGGGCCGCGCACTCCTTATCGCGGGAGGTCCGTGTTGAACGCTCCCGCCGAGGGGGCCGGCTCGGAGACCTCTGGCGAGTGGGCTGAGCTGGCCGGGCTGATCCGCCGATGGGACGCGCTACGGGTGTCCGCGGTCTGATCCCGGCGGTGATTTCGGGGCTGTCTCCCTGCGGGGCAGCCCCTTCGTCTTTGCTCGTGCTCGGTGTTTGCGCAGGTAGAGCGTGCGACATCGAATCCTCGTGGTTCTCTTCACAGTTTTGGTCACCGTGGGTGTTCAAGAAACGGTTGTGAGGTGACTCTGAGTGTGGTTACTGTCACTCATCGAAAGCGCGGCGTCAGGGCCGCGCCCGGTGAGGAATCGGCGGTGGGTCATGCGTGTGCCTGCGACGGGTTGGGCGGCGGTGGCGGCGGTCACGCTGATGGGGTGCGCGGCACAGGAGAGCGACCCCGTCGGCG is a window of Nocardiopsis changdeensis DNA encoding:
- a CDS encoding NlpC/P60 family protein; the encoded protein is MDGIPDVVLSAYARAAGHLEKEYPDCEGMTWPVLAGIGRRESSHAAGSEISASGLAHRPLITGPRLDGSGAGGNTTPHPDSDGGKWDRDTGFDRAVGPMQFLPTTWASHGLDASGDGVADPHNIFDAAWSAAVYLCVSRPEAGAVDFTDEDDLESALLRYNRSASYVEEVRGFIDSYAEVAVQTAPVPAVGLGAGSPQGRAAAQWALAQVGKPYLWGGTGPGAFDCSGLVMRAWETAGVGIPRVTTDQVNAGTRIGLGELQPGDLLFYDTGAPGGSPSHVTMYVGDGQMVNSPRTGQLIRVEPVNGAYYSSVFVAAVRPG